The nucleotide sequence ATGGGAGTGCGTCCAAATGTGATGACACTCGGCGCAAGCGTCATGGCTGCGTTGCGCTATCACCCCGCTATCCAGGCGCAGATCGGGGCCAATGAACGTAAACGCATCACCGAAGAGATCCTGGCGGATATTTTCAATATCCCGAAAGTGCTGGTCGGCGGCGCTGTCAGTTCCCCGGCGGTCGGGAAAGACCAGTCTGACATCTGGGGTGACTCACTGATGCTGCATTACGTCGCACCGGTTACCGCCGGGGCTGAAAGTGCGGACGAGAATGAACCCTCGTTCGGATATACATTCCGCCGCCGTGGTATGCCGGTAGTCGATAAATACCCCGGCGCGGGCGGCAAAGTGAATTACTGCCGTTATACCGATATCTACAAAGTCGCGGTAGTTGGCGGCGATGCCGGGTATCTCATTACCAACATCCTGAAATAACGGGGGCATCATGAGTGCAACACAGCAACCTGTTTTGACCACCACCATCGTGGCCTCCGCCGCGCTGACCGCACAGCGTTTTGTCGGGGCAGATAATGCCCCGTGTGCTGCCGGAGCGATTGCGCTCGGGGTGGCTGAAGTTGACGGTGACTGGGCTACAGCCGTGCCGGTTAACGTGCTGGGAATTATTGCGGTTGAAGCGGGGGCGGCTATCGCACGCGGCCAGGCTGTTCAGTCCGACGCCAGCGCCCGAGCTATCCCGCAAGTCGCCGCCGCTGGTGAAACGCCTGCCGGTGTATCGAACGGCATCGCGCTGGATGCGGCGATCGCCGAGGGCGACATCATCCGCATCCTGCGCGGGGTGTGACATGTACTGCACCCTGGCGGATTTGATTGAGCACGTCCCGGAACAGACGCTGATCGAGCTGACTAATGAGTCGGTCACGTTTGATAACCGCCCTCCAGTCAATACGACGGTGGTTGATAGCTGCATTCGCTATGCCGATGAGCAGATCGATGCCCATCTGCGCGGGCGGTACACCCTTCCGCTGGCCGAAATTCCGACCATGCTGCGCGACCTTGCGGTGACGCTGACGCGCTACCGGCTGTATGCCCGGCGGGCGGAAGGTGCTATGCCTGACCTGGTGAAAGATGATTACAAAACGGCACTGAAACAGCTTGAGCAGATACGTGATGCAAAGCTGACACTAGGGGTGAAGTCAACCGGCACCGATGCACCAGAGCGTGGGGAATTCAGGGTGCGTGGGCGTCAGCCCACGTTTGGCGGGCGCAACGGCTCACTGGATAAATTCTGATGGACGTTTCACCGATTGTGGATGCCGTGGTATCCCGGCTGCGCGAAAAACTGCCCACGTTGCACATTGAGTATTTCCCGGAAAAACCGGCGGACTACCGGCTTAACCATCCTACCGGGGCGGTTCTGGTGAGCTACGCCGGTTCCAGGTTCGGCAAGCCGGAAGATATCGGTGCGATGTTGCAGGCCCAGACCGTGACGTTTAACGCCACTGTGGTGTTCCGACAGCTCAATGGTCGCCAGGGCGCAGTAGCCGTGCTCGATGTATTACGGCGTGTGCTGTGCGGTTACAAGCCGCCCGGCTGTAACCGGAAAATCTGGCTGGTGCGGGATGTGTTTATCGGCAACATCGCGGGGTTGTGGCAGTACGCACTCGATTTTGCGACCGAAGCCGTACTGATTGAAGACACCGATCTCCCTGACGGCCCGTTACTGGCAGGGATTGAAACAGAGGA is from Dickeya dianthicola NCPPB 453 and encodes:
- a CDS encoding gp436 family protein, encoding MYCTLADLIEHVPEQTLIELTNESVTFDNRPPVNTTVVDSCIRYADEQIDAHLRGRYTLPLAEIPTMLRDLAVTLTRYRLYARRAEGAMPDLVKDDYKTALKQLEQIRDAKLTLGVKSTGTDAPERGEFRVRGRQPTFGGRNGSLDKF
- a CDS encoding Gp37 family protein: MDVSPIVDAVVSRLREKLPTLHIEYFPEKPADYRLNHPTGAVLVSYAGSRFGKPEDIGAMLQAQTVTFNATVVFRQLNGRQGAVAVLDVLRRVLCGYKPPGCNRKIWLVRDVFIGNIAGLWQYALDFATEAVLIEDTDLPDGPLLAGIETEEQDE
- a CDS encoding capsid cement protein; translation: MSATQQPVLTTTIVASAALTAQRFVGADNAPCAAGAIALGVAEVDGDWATAVPVNVLGIIAVEAGAAIARGQAVQSDASARAIPQVAAAGETPAGVSNGIALDAAIAEGDIIRILRGV